From Solibacillus sp. FSL W7-1464:
GCTGGTGTTACCTGGAAAATCATTCTGCCTCTTCTCGGCGGGGCAGCTGTTGTCGGCGGATCATTATTATGGATGGCCCTGTATATGCAGGATTTCCTTGAAAAGACATTCGGATTCCAGCCATACCAATTCGCCCGGATCTACTCATGGCTAGACCCATACTCATATGCGACTTCAGACGGCTATCATTTAATTACTTCACTAAATGCCATTGGCTCCGGTGAAGTATTCGGTAAAGGATTCCTGGCACGTGAAGTATATGTAGCTGAAAACCATACCGACTTTATCTTTGCAGTAATTGGCGAAGAATGGGGCTTTATCGGTGCAAGCGCTGTTATTTGCCTATACTTCCTGTTAATTTACCACTTAACAAAAATGACGCTTTTGCTAAAAGATCCGTTTTGTACTTATGTATGTGCCGGGATTATCGCCATGATTACATTCCATGTATTCGAAAACATCGGTATGACGATACAACTTCTGCCCATTACAGGGATTCCGTTACCTTTCATTAGCTATGGCGGTAGTTCGATGATGGGGAATGCTTTAGCAATCGGTCTCGTCTATAGTATGAAGTTTCATTACCGGACATATATGTTTACAACAAATGATCCGGACGACGAATAAAATTAAAGGACCTGCGTATATCGCAGGTCCTTTTTTATTGCTTAATATGAAAGTAAGGTGCGATGAACTGGGTTTCACCACACCTTACTTTCATTAATTTTGCGTTTGTGGAGTTTGTGTTGGTGGTGTTAAAACTTTTAAAAGCTCAAGACGAGATTTCGTAACTGTCGCCGTAACACCTAATTTTGATAAGTTTGTAACAATACGCTTTAAATCAATCTCTTTCGCCATTTGATTACACCTCAAACTTTCCTTTGTTAATATATATAACGATATTTCATGTTAAAAGTTTCAAATTAATAAGGTCAGACCTTCTACTAATTCATATGTTACCACGTAAAAACTAATTTTTCTTTCCTGTTTTGTGACAAAACTAAAACATAATTAATTTTAACCTTTTATTATCTATAATAAACCTTTTCAGGAAATATTTTAAGAAATTTTTTCCTTTTAAATTTTATAATTACTTTTGAATTAATTTACATAATCTACTCGAATACATGTTATTTAATAATTTGATTTTATATATGTAGTTAAAATGAATTGCCTTATTTTTCGAATGATGTTTAACAAAAATTACAAGTGGAAATATTGTAAAATATCATGACAATTTTTGAAGTAATACTTATTAAAATCAAACAAATTTCCGACCTTACATTTCCATTAAACTCACCATTACCCATAGTTACTTCAGTAGGAGGAACTTTAAATGTCACATATAGAAAAAAATATTTATATCCCTAAAGAATTAATACATTTTCATACGAGCTTAAGTCATTCAGCTGAGCAAGCAGCTATTTTAAAACCAGTGAAACAACCCGCATTTTTGCATGAAAGCAAATTTGCCGGTCTACCCTTTTTAACAAATAAAATGGAACACCCGAAAGACAATCACAATCACTACATGCTTTTTTTGGCACAACTTAACTTTGCGGAAATTCAGCTTGATTACCCATTTCCACAAGATGGTATATTACAATTTTATATCCCGCAGCAATGTTATGAAAAGGAAAAGTTTCAGTCAGAATGTCGGTCATTTAAAGTACAATATATACCTTTTCAAGGTCAATATAATGAGTTTATTCATGATTTCACATATTTAAAGGACGTAAACACTAGCAGCTTCCCGATTCGGCAAGAGATGAAGCTCATTCCAAAAACTCAATTCGAACCAGTGTCGGCAATGGACTACCGGTTAAATAATTATTTTAAACCTGAAATAATGGATGCCCCCATTACATTGGATGACCGTTCATTTCAAGATGTGTATTTAGAAAGTTATTTAGCTGCCGAACATAAAATTGGCGGTTATCCATATTTTATACATCAGGATTTCAGAAAAGCATCACCTTATTTACAGCACTATGACACTTTATTACTGCAAATCGTTTCAAACGATGAGCAAAATATTATGTGGGGGGATAGTGGAATCATCAGCTTCTTCATCAACTCCAAAAAATTAGCACAATGTGATTTCTCGGATATTTACTTCCATGTTGAGGAATACTAAACCATTTAGAAACACTCGTTTAAATAATAATTGAGTGTTTCTTTTTTTGTTTTGCATCCATAGGCTATAATGATATGAAAGAAGGAAAGTAGGTGAATCTTTTGAGCGCAATTATTCAAAGTTCCATTCTGGTACCACTTATTATGTTTATAAATGTTCTATTTGCCCTGACTGTCATCTTTTTAGAGCGCAAAAAACCTTCATCAACTTGGGCATGGTTGCTCGTTCTTTTTTTCTTGCCGTTTGTTGGATTTTTCCTCTACTTATTATTAGGAAGACAATTGAGAAAGAAGCATTTATTCCGATGGGATGGCAGAAAAGATATTGGCATTGAACAATTAATTAATTATCAGATTGAAGCAATCGAGAATAATGAACTGGAACTGCGTGCAGAACATATTAAAAGTTATAATCATCTTATCTATATGAATTTAAAAACAAACAATGCTGTCCTGACACAGGATAACGATGTAAAGATTTTCGATGATGGCAGTGATAAGTTCGAAGCACTTATAAATGATATTCAACATGCAAAAAACCATATTCATATTCAATACTATATTTTCAAACTGGATAATTTAGGTCAACGCATTGTAAATGCTTTAATAAAAAAGGCTAAACAAGGTGTAAAAGTAAGGGTACTGTTTGATGAAATGGGCTCACGCGGAGTTCGGAAGCGGCATTTTAAAGAACTGATCGAAGCAGGCGGTGAAGTAGAAGTGTTTTTCCCTTCGATTTTGCCTCTCATCAATCCACGTTTAAACTTTAGAAATCACAGGAAAATTTCCATAATAGATGGGCGTATCGGCTATATAGGAGGTTTTAACGTTGGGGATGAATATTTAAGTTTATCGGACCGGTTCGGCTACTGGCGTGATACCCACTTACGTATTGAAGGGAGCGCAGTCCACCCGTTGCAGACTCGCTTCATTTTAGACTGGAATCAGGCTAGCGCCAAAAATGATATATGCTATGCGGAGCGCTATTTCCCGATAATCCCTCAAAAAGGAACCGCTGCAATCCAGATCATTTCAAGTGGGCCTGATACAGAATGGGAAGTCATTAAAAACAATTATTTGCATTTAATCGCAAATGCAAAAAAATACGTGTACATACAGTCCCCGTATTTCATCCCGGATGAATCTTTTTTTGATGCTATCCGGATCGCTGCCCTCTCCGGGATCGATGTGCGGATTATGATTCCTAATAAACCGGACCATTTGTTTGTCTATTGGGCAACGTATTCCTATGTTGGACCTCTCGTTGAAGCGGGCGCAAAAGTGTACCAGTACGAAAAGGGCTTTATACATGCCAAAATGATAGTCGTGGATGATGAAATTGCTTCAGTCGGCACCGCTAATATCGATGTACGAAGCTTTAGTTTGAACTTTGAAGTGAATGCACTTCTTTATGATAGATTATTGGCACACCGCCTTGCTGAAATATTTGAAAGCGATATATTAGACTGCTCAGAGCTCACATATGAACTGTATAAAAACCGGTCCAACTTTATTAAATTCAAAGAATCCATTTCACGTTTACTGTCCCCGATTCTCTAGGATTGGGAATTGTAGAGTTGAAATCCTTTGGAGTACAGTAAAAAACCAATTTCCTCCAGAGTGGGAAAATTGGTTTTTTCTTTTACAATTTAGTTTTTAGTCTTATTGAATTCCTAAATATTCTTCCAGCGTTACGCCTGCTTCATATATTTTTGTCGCTAGTTCACCCTCTAAATAGCGGAAATGCCATGATTCATGCATGAAACCTGTAATCTCTTCTTTTCCTTTTGGATAACGTAATATGAACCCGTACTTATGGGCATTTTGTGCCAACCACTGTCCTGCTGCCGTGGCGCCGAAATCATTTGTCAGCCACAAATCTTCACGACCCTTTTCTCCAATATCAAAAGCAAGTCCAGTTTGATGCTCGGAATACCCTGGTCTTGCACTATAGCGATCTGCCGCTTCCTTCCCATCTCGCTTCACATATCGGTCGTATAGTGTTTTTTGATACTCGTAAGAACGGAAACCACTAAAAGCAACGAGCTCTATTCCATTTTCCATCGCTGCTTTTGCCATTATTTCAAAAGCAGCACGCGCCTTAGGATCTTCCCCTTTATTGTAAGTAGAAGGAAGGGGATTTTTCTTATTCGCAATTAAAACTCCATTTACAAAAGTAGGCTCTGTTGCAGGCTTTTGACCAACAATATATCCATTTTCCATCTCCACTTCTTCCGTAGCGGGCGGAGTTTCTTTAGCAGGCTGTTTAACAGGCTGCTCCCCGGAATTTACCGCGGGATTTTCACTGTTTTTTTCTGAAGAAGCCAAATCATCAGCATTTTGATCTTGTGGCTTCGACGGCTCTGGTTCATTTGATTTATTTTGCATTTCTTCATTTTCCAGTTCATTTGGTGCAACAGATTCGTCTTCTGTACCAGGTTGTGCTACTTCAAATTTATAATAAATTGACCCTAAGATCGCGATTAAAATAACAATTGAAATGGATACAATCATTGCGATCGGACTTTTTCTCTTTGCTTTTCTGTTCATTCCATTTCGCCTTCTTTTTATATTTTTATCCTGTGACAATAACAAATAAAACAATAATCGATAAAACCGCAAAAATCATCGACATTTTCTGCATCCATTTTGCTTCTTTTTCATGACCCTTTTCTTTAAATGTACGCGAACGGAAAAAATTCGTAAACGTAAACATAATCGTCATAGCTAAAATGGCCGCCTCCATATTTTGTTTTACAATGAAAAATAATGCGGTTAAACTAGCTCCAGCAACTAAGATGAGTGAGATCACTCTTTCATATTTTTTCATTTTTCTCTCCTTACATGATGATTGCATGTTCTCATTCAAAGCAATCTATTTTTCAACCTTTGTTTAGTATAAAACTAGCTTAATTGATAATGCAATTTTGAAAATCTTAAAGGCACAAACTAGCTTTCAAAACAAAAAACTCTACATGTAATAATATATACCATGCAGAGTTTTCATATATTATTCTTTTTTTTCTGAAACTTTCAGCCGAAAGAGAATAAAGTAATTAAACACCTTCGTACTCTACTTCCGGAATTTCAAATCGGAAAAATTCATGATGCAATTCATCACGGAAATGTTTAGGTGTAACACCTGTATATTTCTTGAAAATTCTAGTGAAATAACTCTGATTACAGAAATGGAATTGATCTGAAATTGACGTTATACTTTTATTAGTATGACGCAAATAGTATTGGGATTCCTCTACACGGCGAACATTTAAATACTCCACTAAAGTGATCCCGACATGCTCACGGAAAATACGCGATAAATGACTCGTACTAATATGGAAATTCGCTGCAATACTTTCAACTGTTAGATCATTTTCCAGCTCATCATTTATGTACATAATTACTTTGTTTACTGTTTGGTGACGGAATGTAGGCTGCTTTCGGTCAGCAATAAAGTACACATAAAAATCGATTAAGTCATCTGCAAATTGCAGAAACTCGGCATCCTTCATCTTGTTTTCAATCATATCTGCACATGCTAAATTGAAGGCAAACGCTTTTTTAGAAGGGACTTGATTATCTAAAAGCTTACGCGCAACAATTGAGGATAACGTAACAAAGTACGAGCGCACTACTTTAATGACTTGTTTTCCGAAGCGTGCGGATAATATGTCTATAATTTCGTGTAATGTCTTCTTCGCTTTTGCTACTTCTAAATGATAAACTTCAAAAATCAATCGAGATTCCAGAACAAAAAAATCTTCTATACCAGCATATTGATTGATATTGTCAATCTCTTGAAAATACCGTTTTGAAATTGTTTCCGAGATTGAATATTGATGTAGTTGCATAAGTTACCCCATCTTTCTTCAGAATGACCTTCTATTACTTATTTAGAAAGACAAGCCTAATACAAATGTACAAGAATTTGTCATATTTCTGCAGATGTACCTTACATGACCATTCTGCATTTCATAATAAGTGATATTATTATATTAATGATAAGAAATTTCCATAGTAAATTTCTTTTATTAAGCAAAGTAATTATTTATACAATTTTATATTTATACTATTACAGTACGCTTTGTTCTCCGTACAATCGTACATTTTATTAGTAACTATAGTGAATATTACCATATTACAAGTTTTGCTTTCAACCTAATTTTAACAATTACCCTAGGACAAAATTATTAGGTTACTTCCAATTAAAGAAATAAAGGAATTTAAAAATGCATATTTCTCCCAATCATACTCTTTTAGCATAGTAATTTTCACGCTATTTTTTCATTAAATATTTCTTGAAAAAGATTCCTTTTTAAATCTTCAAAAAATAATTTTCGATTTAAAAAATCTTCCTCACCCAATTTCTTTAAATATGTAGTAAAATAGTTCATAATTGTATAAAATGCTTATAAAGAGGTGTTATAAAGTGGATCCAAGACAAATAGAAGAAATTATGGAAGTCATTAAAGAATTTTTCCCTGAAAATACATCAATTGCTATTTCAGATACAAATGAGTATTTATATTACCAGCCAAGCAAAAAAGTAGATTTGAAAATCAAACCGGGCGATCCGATTAAAGAAGGTTCTGCTGCATACAAAGCATTAACTTACGGCCAAAAGATCAATTCATACATTGAATCGGACGTATTCGGAGTTCCATATTACGGAATGAGTATCCCTCTCATTGAAGAAGGCGAAACTAAAGGTGCTATTACAGCAATCTTCCCTCAAAAACCTTCTCCATTCTTAACAAATTATATTACAGTGAAAATTGACGACTGCTGGTACCCAATTAAACACAACCAAGTAATATATCTGGAGACTCAATTGCGTAAAACATTTGTAAAAACGATGCACCGTGAAGGCTATCACCGCTTGAACTTAAGTGACTTAGAGCTATTTTTAGCTCCTGATTCGTTCATCCGCTGCCACCGTTCTTATATTGTAAATATCGATTACATTGACGAAATCCAGCCAGATTCACACTCAACTTTCTTATTAATTATGAAAGACGGTACACGTATTCCTGTAAGCCAACGCTATGCAAGCTACTTCCGTCGTTCTTTAGGATTCTAAAATAATGTAAAAGCGATCCGTACATACGGGTCGCTTTTTTATTTTCATCCCTCCCCTTAGTCTTTTGACCTATTTCCCCGACTTTAATTGTGCATATTTGCTAAAAGTTTAATTAACCCAATTAAGATACAATCCTTTTTCTACTCTCTTTTACGTTAATTTTCTCTAATAATCATCTTTTAAGCGCTTTTATGTTGTGCGTGAAGTAAATGTGACAATTTGATGATAATATTAGCATAAATGCCGGTTTACTACCTGGTGAAAAACACAGAAAATTACAAAATTTTTCTGTTTATCAAACGATTAAATAACTTATTAGGGGAGGATTTATTAATGGATCCACGAGTTGAGAAACGTTTAGGTTTAAAACAATTAGTAGATAAAGTTGTATCTGCTGAAGAAGCTGCTGCTTTAATCCAAGATGGCACAGTGGTAGGGATGTCAGGATTTACTCGCGCAGGTGATGCTAAAGTTGTACCAATGGCATTAGTAGAGCGCGCTAAAAACGAAAAATTTAAAATTGATGTATATACAGGGGCTTCATTAGGTCCTGAAGTTGATAACTACTTAGCTGCTGCTGGTGTTATCAACAAACGCGGTCCTTTCCAAGGGGATGCGGTAATGCGCGGTTTAGTTAACAAAGACCAAATTTCTTATGTAGACGCACACCTTTCTCACAATGCTGAGTTAGTACGTCAAGGAATTATCGGTCCGATTAAACACTTAATTTTAGAAGCAGTTGCAATTACAGAAGACGGTTTAATTATTCCATCAAACTCTGTAGGTAACTCACCAATTTTCGCTGAATATGCAGAGAACATTATTATCGAATTAAATATCTCTCATCCGGAAGCATTGATCGGTATTCACGATATATATGTTCCTGGTGAACAAGGTAAGCGTGAAGCGATTCCAATGACAAATGCTGAGCAACGTATCGGTGAAATCGGTATTAAAGTGGATCCAGCTAAAATTAAAGCAATCGTTATTTCCGAAGAGCCTGACGCTCCTTCATTAATCGTTCCTCCAGATGAGGAAACACAAACAATGGCAAACATTTTATTAGACTTCTTCCGTTCTGAAATCAAAGCGGGCCGTTTAACAAATGAATTAATGCCATTACAATCAGGTGTAGGATCTGTAGCAAACGCAGTATTAGACGGCTTTGCTGATGCAGAATTCGAAAACTTGGTAGTTGCTTCTGAAGTATTGCAAGATGCAGTATTCAACTTGATTGATGCTGGTAAAGTACGCTTTGCAGCTGCAACTTCTATTACACTTACAGAAGAATTACAGAAAAAAGTTTACGGCAACTTAGAAAAGTATGCTGATAAAATTTGCTTACGTCCACAGGAAATTTCTAACCACCCAGAGCTTATCCGTCGTTTGGGCTTAATCTCAATTAACACTGCTCTAGAGTTAGATATTTATGGTAACGTAAACTCTACACACGTTTCAGGTACTAAAATGATGAACGGTATCGGCGGTTCTGGTGACTTCGCACGTAACGCTCGTCTTGGTATCTTTGTAACAAAATCATATGCAAAAGGCGGCGCGATTTCTTCAATCGTACCAATGGTTTCTCACGTAGACCACACTGAGCACGATGTAGATGTAATTGTAACTGAACAAGGTATCGCTGACTTACGCGGACTTGCTCCAAAAGAGCGCGTAAAATTAATCATTGAAAACTGTGCTCACCCAGATTTCAAAGAGCAGTTATGGGATTACTATAACCGCGCTTACGAAGCAACTGGCGGCGCACACACTCCTCACATCTTAGAGGAAGCTCTATCTTGGCACGTTAATCTTGCTAAAAACAAAACAATGAAAAAAGAAACAGCTAACGCTTAATCTTTATACATGTTAAAGGGTTTGTTTGAAACGTTTTATAACGTTTCATGACAAACCCTTTTTATCGTTTTGAGGTCTAATACCTTGCTCACTACGTTATTAACCCTACATGTATCATAAAAAAAAGGAGGCTAAGTTCCCGCCTGCCTTGTTTTTATATTGTTTACACAACTGCTTATGCTCGTTTGTCCTGTTCATAATTGTAGTAATCAGTTGTTGTTTGTGCGCCTTCTTCGACCATCTGGTTACCTTCTAACGTATGATCTGCAACTTCACCAGCTGTCGATGCAACTTCCTCCAATGATTCTTTTTTGTAATCATCTTTTCCGACTGAAGCCGATTTCGCAATATTTGTATCCAAATCTCCTGTAGATGATGGATGTGCATCTTCATTACTGTAACCAGCCGTTTTACCTTGGACTTTCTCCATTAAACCTTGCACTCCACCACTTTCATTTACCTTGCCTTTTGCTTTATTCAAATAATCCATTGCTTTATCGCGGTTTTCCTTTTTACTTAGAAATGAAGCAGCACCTGCTAATAAACCTGCGACTACAACGCCTTTACCTTTTAATTTAGCCATAATAATATTACCTCCTACTTCGGAATTTAATTTCACTTTTCATATAAATTAATATACCCTTCGTAATTCTTTTAAAACATTCAGTGTTATAGGATTAAAAACTACCTGAATTGGATAAATATATATAAATAAAAAATAAAAGGAGTGTTCAACATGTTTCAAAACAAAGAAATTACATATAAAGGTACCGAAATTATTATGCTTCTCGGTGTATCTGGAGTAATTACAGCTATGATTTCATTATTTGTCGGGTTTTAAACAAAAATGATATTAAATCGAAAAAACATTATAATTCCATAATAAAACACGATTTCCAAAATAAATGAAAATCGTGTTTTTTATATGCTGCTATACCTTTACATCGTCATACGCGTCACTTTTTTGGAATGAAGAAACGACATATGAGCAAATGGCATTCATCTTATAATTATTTTCTCGAGCATAGTCCGCAGCTGCATCTAAAAGCTTTTTAGCTACCCCTTGGCCGCGCAATACATCCGATACATACGTGTGATCCATATTCATGATTCCATCCCTTAAAACCCAAGTAATCTCAGCTACACGCTGACCATTCAATTCATATTCCAGAGCACCATAGTTGTTCCCTTTGTCTTTAAAAGTAAATTCCATATTTCTCCCTCCTTCTGTAATTCACAATATACCATAAACTGAATTTTCAACAAAAACAAAAGCACCCGATTTACAGGTGCTTTTATGACTATTTTATTTGAACCAAGATGAAATGGTATTGATTAAATTATTAAAGAAATTTTTGACGCTTTGCCAAAATCCTTCATCCTCCAATAATGCACCGAACTTCTCATCGAACTTTGCTGTTAAATCCGATAGCTGTGAAGATAATTTACTGAAGTCGATATTCAGATTACTAATTCGGTCCATCAAATCAACCAAAAGCTGACGGTCTGCTTCGCTTAAATTGATTTGCAGTTTGTTCAGCTGTTCTTCAACAATTTGTTTGACTTCTTCTTTTGTTGCCGGTTTATTTTCAGCAATTGCTTTCTTAATTTCTGTTAATAATTCTGCAACTTGTGCATCTGAAACTCCTGCTGATTCAGCAATTGATGTAGCAACGGATAATTCGTCATTCGCAACATCTGTACGCTCAATATCTAATGTCTCACCCGTTTTTGCTTCATATGCTTTATATATTCCGACTAATGCAGAGTGACCTGTTACCGGTTTTGGTGCTGCAATTTCCACAACTGCATCTTCAATACCTGCCGTTAACATGGCATTTGCATACATTTCCGATGTTACTTGTGTAATATTATCTGGTGTTACGATACTGATTGTAAGTCCCTTGCCTGCATCTTGACGTGTAATTTTCGCAGATGAGAACATGCGTGAACTTGGGTTACTATCTTTTATATATTTTGCTAAATCCTGTCCTGAAATTGTGATTTCATCTACTTCTGTTTCCTGATCAACACGCAAAGCAGTTTTCACTGTTTCTTTTTCATCAGCAGATAAGTTACTTCCATAAACAACGATTGGTACACCTAGCTTTTCATTGATTGGATTTTTTTGTTCCGTAGTCGCCGCAGAAGCGTTCATTGGTAAAACGAAAGAAATCAATAACGCAAATGCAGCAATGACAGCCATCCATTTTTGTCTCATTTATAAATCCCCCTTTGCGAATGTATATGATGTCCCATTTTACTATACATTCTTTAATTAATACGAATAAAAAAAGTAAAAGGTTTCATATGCATTTCCCCTTTTACTTATAGTTATATCTAAACGATTTCAGTCCAGCCGTCTTTTTGTTTAATTTTACGAGCTTTCATTAAAGTACCTAGCGCACGCTTAAATGAACCTTTACTCATATTGAACATTTCTGTAATTTCCTCTGGTGTTGATTTATCACCAAATGGCATTTTCCCTCCGACACTTTCCAAATATGCAAAGATTTTTTCCGCATCTTCACCTAAACGCTCGTGTTTTCGAGGTAAAAATGATCCGTTTAACGAGCCATCTTCCTTCACATCTACAATGCGTACCTGTACTTCTTGTCCTAAACGTGGCTCAGCCTTCATTTCTGATTCATGTACGAAAATACGATACGGATTTTCAACGCCTAATAAAAATGATCCTACCGGCAATAGACGGTATGGTCGAGCAGTAATGTTTTTATTGAACATGTCTTCTGCTGCGCCTTCAAACATGTCATTGACTTTTTCTTCTGTAATTAAACGACCGAATAAATCCCCGTTGCGATCCGTACGTAATGTAATATATAAATGATCTCCTGCTTCCGGCCATACTTCTTCAATAGCCGGTAAGTCTTCAGCACGGACTAATACTTCGCGGGATGTACCAATATCGCAGAAAGCACCTTCTTTTGTTACTTTCAACACACGCGCCCAACCGTAATCTGCTTCTGTAATATGCGGAATAGCTGTTGTTGCCTGAAGGTCTCCACGGCGATCCGTATAAAGGAAAACCTTTAAAACATCGCCAAGAGCAATCGTTTCTGCCACATCTGATGCATTTAAAGGAATTTCCAAATCTCCATTCGTTAAAATATAGCGCGACCCTTGTTCTTCCAATACCGTTAATTCGACAACTTGTCCTGATTTTATTAATTGATTCATCATATTCTCCTTTTTCTTGTTAATCATTACATACTATGATTTGATTTCATTTCTTCCAGCTTTTTTGTTATTTGAGGTTCTTCTTCTAAAAGCTGCACCAGATCCGCAATACGATCAATGGAATCCCAGCTCAAGTGATGTTCGATACCTTCAACGTCTTCATATATACGTTCTTCATCAACCCCTATTAAACGCAAAAATTGTTCCAGCAAATCATGTCGCTGAACAAGTCTCTTCCCTAACTTTTGCCCTTTTGGCGTTAATGTTAAGCCTCTATATTTTTCATATATTAAATAGCCGTCTTTATCCAATTTCTGCACCATTTTTGTAACGGAGGAAGGTAGAACAGATAAAGCTTCCGCAATATCGGACACACGTGCATACCCCTTATGTTCAATTAGTAGATAAATTTGTTCAATGTGGTCCTCCATGCTAGGTGTTGGCATAGCTGTTCCCTCTCTTTCCAATTGCTTCTTTCAGTTTACTACAATTTCAAGCAAAAAGTTAACTGAAAACAGTAAACGATTAAATATACATTAGCTTAGTCAGAAGAATCAGCTTCAAATACAAAGAAAGCAGGTTGGCCAACTATTGCCGAAAATTCGGGACATTTTTAATAGTCATCCTGCGCTAAAAGGTGTTAAAAGAAAGAGGCTATTGCAATTAGTATGTCCCTAATTGAATAACCTCTTCATTTTATCTTTTATTAACCTTGATATTGTTTGTCTATTTACAAAAAGAATGCATTGAATTCACTTTTTATGGATGCTTAGGATATTGTTTTACAATGTGAAGTGCATGGATAATTTGTTTATTAATTTCTTCAAGATATTCCGGTGTGCTCATTTGTTTAAATACAGCATCTCTCGTCTCGTCCGATGTAACATAACGAGCAGGCAATACATTTAAAACTATTGCATTCACATCCATCTCACATTGTTCACAATGGCAAAATGTTTGATATTCAACGCCATGCAGCAGAAAACTAACAAGCCCTTTTACTATTTCTTCTGTTACATTTATTAATTTAATACCTGACATTGTCATCTTTCGCCTCATTTATA
This genomic window contains:
- a CDS encoding 3-oxoacyl-ACP reductase; the encoded protein is MAKLKGKGVVVAGLLAGAASFLSKKENRDKAMDYLNKAKGKVNESGGVQGLMEKVQGKTAGYSNEDAHPSSTGDLDTNIAKSASVGKDDYKKESLEEVASTAGEVADHTLEGNQMVEEGAQTTTDYYNYEQDKRA
- a CDS encoding CvfB family protein, which translates into the protein MNQLIKSGQVVELTVLEEQGSRYILTNGDLEIPLNASDVAETIALGDVLKVFLYTDRRGDLQATTAIPHITEADYGWARVLKVTKEGAFCDIGTSREVLVRAEDLPAIEEVWPEAGDHLYITLRTDRNGDLFGRLITEEKVNDMFEGAAEDMFNKNITARPYRLLPVGSFLLGVENPYRIFVHESEMKAEPRLGQEVQVRIVDVKEDGSLNGSFLPRKHERLGEDAEKIFAYLESVGGKMPFGDKSTPEEITEMFNMSKGSFKRALGTLMKARKIKQKDGWTEIV
- a CDS encoding DUF1002 domain-containing protein is translated as MRQKWMAVIAAFALLISFVLPMNASAATTEQKNPINEKLGVPIVVYGSNLSADEKETVKTALRVDQETEVDEITISGQDLAKYIKDSNPSSRMFSSAKITRQDAGKGLTISIVTPDNITQVTSEMYANAMLTAGIEDAVVEIAAPKPVTGHSALVGIYKAYEAKTGETLDIERTDVANDELSVATSIAESAGVSDAQVAELLTEIKKAIAENKPATKEEVKQIVEEQLNKLQINLSEADRQLLVDLMDRISNLNIDFSKLSSQLSDLTAKFDEKFGALLEDEGFWQSVKNFFNNLINTISSWFK
- the mntR gene encoding transcriptional regulator MntR translates to MPTPSMEDHIEQIYLLIEHKGYARVSDIAEALSVLPSSVTKMVQKLDKDGYLIYEKYRGLTLTPKGQKLGKRLVQRHDLLEQFLRLIGVDEERIYEDVEGIEHHLSWDSIDRIADLVQLLEEEPQITKKLEEMKSNHSM
- a CDS encoding GNAT family N-acetyltransferase, which produces MEFTFKDKGNNYGALEYELNGQRVAEITWVLRDGIMNMDHTYVSDVLRGQGVAKKLLDAAADYARENNYKMNAICSYVVSSFQKSDAYDDVKV
- a CDS encoding late competence development ComFB family protein, yielding MTMSGIKLINVTEEIVKGLVSFLLHGVEYQTFCHCEQCEMDVNAIVLNVLPARYVTSDETRDAVFKQMSTPEYLEEINKQIIHALHIVKQYPKHP
- a CDS encoding succinate CoA transferase; this encodes MDPRVEKRLGLKQLVDKVVSAEEAAALIQDGTVVGMSGFTRAGDAKVVPMALVERAKNEKFKIDVYTGASLGPEVDNYLAAAGVINKRGPFQGDAVMRGLVNKDQISYVDAHLSHNAELVRQGIIGPIKHLILEAVAITEDGLIIPSNSVGNSPIFAEYAENIIIELNISHPEALIGIHDIYVPGEQGKREAIPMTNAEQRIGEIGIKVDPAKIKAIVISEEPDAPSLIVPPDEETQTMANILLDFFRSEIKAGRLTNELMPLQSGVGSVANAVLDGFADAEFENLVVASEVLQDAVFNLIDAGKVRFAAATSITLTEELQKKVYGNLEKYADKICLRPQEISNHPELIRRLGLISINTALELDIYGNVNSTHVSGTKMMNGIGGSGDFARNARLGIFVTKSYAKGGAISSIVPMVSHVDHTEHDVDVIVTEQGIADLRGLAPKERVKLIIENCAHPDFKEQLWDYYNRAYEATGGAHTPHILEEALSWHVNLAKNKTMKKETANA